The following coding sequences are from one Triticum dicoccoides isolate Atlit2015 ecotype Zavitan chromosome 4A, WEW_v2.0, whole genome shotgun sequence window:
- the LOC119288104 gene encoding uncharacterized protein LOC119288104 isoform X3 encodes MVRRRPAGVGRKRRPRRHAFPAQEADLAVKRYIYGRVKDDELDDYEMPDFLEDEAPDVYLKNKGLVTIYNKTAQIRRRLIKMLILRRQRSEEAIFLDDKLEMYLHEAKLIQKQIKAQRGRFFKLPKILEEDIILLN; translated from the exons ATGGTTCGCCGTCGTCCGGCCGGCGTCGGCCGCAAGCGGCGGCCAAGGAGACACGCATTCCCG GCTCAGGAGGCTGACCTTGCTGTGAAACGCTACATCTATGGGAGAGTAAAGGACGAC GAGTTAGATGATTATGAGATGCCAGATTTTCTGGAGGATGAGGCACCTGATGTTTATCTAAAGAACAAGGGACTAGTGACAATCTACAACAAGACAGCTCAGATACGCAGAAG ACTTATCAAGATGCTGATTCTGCGAAGGCAAAGGTCTGAAGAAGCCATCTTCCTGGACGACAAGCTTGAGATGTATCTACATGAGGCGAAGCTTATACAAAAGCAAATCAAAGCTCAGCGAGGTCGCTTCTTTAAGCTGCCCAAGATCCTCGAGGAGGACATTATCCTTCTTAACTAG
- the LOC119288104 gene encoding uncharacterized protein LOC119288104 isoform X1, with protein MAGPLDRSIRCRRSWPSLKHDVGSNSWLTSDRRASSVCCEEAKFSYQAQEADLAVKRYIYGRVKDDELDDYEMPDFLEDEAPDVYLKNKGLVTIYNKTAQIRRRLIKMLILRRQRSEEAIFLDDKLEMYLHEAKLIQKQIKAQRGRFFKLPKILEEDIILLN; from the exons ATGGCTGGGCCGCTGGATCGATCTATCCGGTGTCGTCGATCTTGGCCATCACTGAAGCACGACGTCGGATCCAACTCGTGGTTGACAAGTGATCGCCGTGCATCATCGGTTTGCTGTGAGGAAGCCAAATTTTCGTACCAG GCTCAGGAGGCTGACCTTGCTGTGAAACGCTACATCTATGGGAGAGTAAAGGACGAC GAGTTAGATGATTATGAGATGCCAGATTTTCTGGAGGATGAGGCACCTGATGTTTATCTAAAGAACAAGGGACTAGTGACAATCTACAACAAGACAGCTCAGATACGCAGAAG ACTTATCAAGATGCTGATTCTGCGAAGGCAAAGGTCTGAAGAAGCCATCTTCCTGGACGACAAGCTTGAGATGTATCTACATGAGGCGAAGCTTATACAAAAGCAAATCAAAGCTCAGCGAGGTCGCTTCTTTAAGCTGCCCAAGATCCTCGAGGAGGACATTATCCTTCTTAACTAG
- the LOC119288104 gene encoding uncharacterized protein LOC119288104 isoform X2, producing MHNLPVSKHKKKRSTFRRGSGEMVRRRPAGVGRKRRPRRHAFPAQEADLAVKRYIYGRVKDDELDDYEMPDFLEDEAPDVYLKNKGLVTIYNKTAQIRRRLIKMLILRRQRSEEAIFLDDKLEMYLHEAKLIQKQIKAQRGRFFKLPKILEEDIILLN from the exons ATGCACAATCTCCCGGTCTCAAAACATAAAAAAAAAAG GTCCACCTTTCGACGAGGGAGCGGCGAGATGGTTCGCCGTCGTCCGGCCGGCGTCGGCCGCAAGCGGCGGCCAAGGAGACACGCATTCCCG GCTCAGGAGGCTGACCTTGCTGTGAAACGCTACATCTATGGGAGAGTAAAGGACGAC GAGTTAGATGATTATGAGATGCCAGATTTTCTGGAGGATGAGGCACCTGATGTTTATCTAAAGAACAAGGGACTAGTGACAATCTACAACAAGACAGCTCAGATACGCAGAAG ACTTATCAAGATGCTGATTCTGCGAAGGCAAAGGTCTGAAGAAGCCATCTTCCTGGACGACAAGCTTGAGATGTATCTACATGAGGCGAAGCTTATACAAAAGCAAATCAAAGCTCAGCGAGGTCGCTTCTTTAAGCTGCCCAAGATCCTCGAGGAGGACATTATCCTTCTTAACTAG